A window of the Brassica napus cultivar Da-Ae chromosome C5, Da-Ae, whole genome shotgun sequence genome harbors these coding sequences:
- the LOC106377212 gene encoding sodium/proton antiporter 1: MAVLPIGSHFAPPHKLTKRHAVSTSSPISLSTRLPQNVSVSKLSGITGSRLSRHSVLVRAEDKIRVSSPSSSLEEPSQPLDESELEDLLDASGSCDPICSVDEPSSSYFEANYQPKTDIVKAIAILAAALTGTAAINHSWVAANQDLAMALLFGIGYAGIIFEESLAFNKSGVGLLMAVSLWVVRGIGAPSTEIAVAELQHATAEVSEIVFFILGAMTIVEIVDAHQGFKLVTDNITTRKPKTLLWVVGFVTFFLSSILDNLTSTIVMVSLLRKLVPQSEYRKLLGAVVVIAANAGGAWTPIGDVTTTMLWIHGQISTLPTIQGLFIPSAISLAVPLALMSLSSEVNEKGQDSSDVLASEKMAPRGKLVFGVGLGALVFVPVFKALTGLPPYMGILLGLGVLWVLTDAIHYGESERQKLKVPQALSRIDTQGALFFLGILLSVSSLEAAGILREIANYLDANIPNVELIASAIGVVSAIIDNVPLVAATMGMYDLTSFPQDSEFWQLVAFCAGTGGSMLIIGSAAGVAFMGMEKIDFFWYFRKVSGFAFAGYAAGIAAYLAIQSVHFSIPTTVAQFPFLTGS, from the exons ATGGCGGTGTTACCAATCGGCTCTCACTTTGCCCCGCCGCACAAACTGACAAAGCGACACGCCGTCTCGACTTCATCCCCTATCTCTCTCTCAACCCGATTGCCTCAAAACGTCTCCGTTTCCAAACTCTCCGGAATCACAGGCTCGAGGCTGTCCAGACACAGCGTTCTCGTGAGGGCCGAGGATAAGATCAGAgtctcatctccttcttcttctctcgaGGAACCATCTCAACCACTCGATGAGTCAGAGCTTGAG GATTTGCTGGACGCATCAGGATCATGTGACCCTATTTGCTCAGTTGATGAGCCTAGCTCGAGCTACTTCGAAGCGAATTATCAACCAAAGACGGATATAGTCAAAGCTATTGCTATTCTCGCAGCTGCTCTCACAGGAACAGCTGCCATTAATCATTCATGGGTCGCTGCTAACCAGGATCTTGCTATGGCGTTGTTGTTTGGAATAGGATACGCTGGAATCATCTTTGAAGAGTCTTTAGCTTTTAATAAAAGTGGAGTGGGGCTTCTGATGGCTGTCAGTCTGTGGGTTGTGAGGGGCATAGGG GCTCCTTCTACTGAAATAGCTGTTGCAGAGCTTCAACATGCAACAGCTGAAGTAAGTGAGATTGTGTTTTTCATACTGGGGGCAATGACCATTGTGGAGATTGTTGATGCTCACCAAGGGTTTAAGCTGGTTACTGACAATATAACCACTCGGAAGCCAAAGACGCTTTTATGGGTG GTCGGCTTTGTGACTTTTTTCCTCAGTTCGATTCTAGACAACCTGACCTCTACCATTGTCATGGTTTCTTTGCTCAGGAAACTGGTTCCTCAATCAGAATACCGCAA ACTTCTAGGAGCTGTTGTGGTGATAGCAGCAAATGCAGGAGGAGCATGGACTCCAATTGGTGATGTTACTACAACTATGCTATGGATTCATGGTCAGATATCCACCTTGCCGACTATACAG GGCCTTTTCATACCTTCAGCCATTTCTCTTGCTGTTCCGCTAGCACTCATGTCCTTGAGCAG TGAGGTAAACGAAAAGGGGCAGGATTCTTCAGATGTATTAGCTTCTGAAAAGATGGCTCCAAGAGGGAAGCTAGTGTTTGGAGTTGGCCTCGGAGCATTGGTTTTTGTTCCAGTCTTCAAAGCTCTAACTGGATTGCCTCCTTACATGGGCATCTTGCTAGGTCTTGGAGTTCTCTGGGTCTTGACAGATGCCATCCATTACGGTGAATCAGAAAGACAAAAGCTCAAAGTACCTCAAGCCTTGTCTCGAATCGACACACAAGGCGCTTTGTTTTTCCTTGGCATCCTTTTATCCGTTAGCAG CCTTGAAGCAGCTGGGATCCTCAGGGAGATTGCAAACTACCTTGATGCTAATATACCAAACGTTGAGCTAATAGCTAGTGCAATAGGTGTTGTGTCTGCAATCATAGACAATGTTCCGTTGGTTGCAGCGACCATGGGGATGTACGACCTCACATCCTTCCCTCAAGACTCCGAGTTTTGGCAGCTGGTTGCGTTCTGCGCCGGTACTGGTGGTTCGATGCTTATCATTGGTTCTGCTGCTGGTGTGGCCTTCATGGGGATGGAGAAAATTGATTTCTTTTGGTACTTCCGGAAG GTGAGTGGTTTTGCTTTTGCTGGTTATGCTGCTGGTATCGCGGCTTACTTGGCAATTCAAAGTGTTCATTTTTCGATCCCAACAACGGTGGCTCAGTTCCCATTTCTCACTGGTTCGTAA
- the LOC106377213 gene encoding reticulon-like protein B11 — protein MGDSASSSSSSSTRVSVHNSLGGGSVADLLLWRNRTGAVIVLVSSTVFWFLFERAGYNLLSFVSNVVLLLVAILFLWAKSASLLNRPLPPVPNMEIPEELAVKAADDIRVWINRVLSIASDITIARNPIRLLQVSLVLWAISYVGTFINSLTLVYIGILLSLSVPLVYEKYQDHIDDKLNSTSKVIRSISMKIPMMPVSKEKKYQ, from the exons ATGGGAGAttccgcttcttcttcttcttcttcttcaacacgCGTTTCTGTTCACAATTCTCTCGGCGGTGGTTCAG TTGCCGATTTGCTGCTGTGGAGAAACCGGACTGGTGCAGTCATTGTCCTAGTCTCCTCTACTGTGTTCTGGTTTCTGTTTGAGAGAGCTGGTTACAATCTCTTGTCTTTCGTCTCCAACGTTGTgcttcttcttgttgccatcCTCTTCCTATGGGCCAAGTCTGCTTCCCTACTCAACCG ACCTCTACCACCAGTTCCCAATATGGAGATCCCTGAGGAGCTTGCAGTTAAGGCTGCTGATGATATTCGTGTTTGGATCAATCGTGTGTTGTCAATTGCAAGTGATATCACCATTGCTAGAAATCCCATCCGTCTCCTTCAG GTGTCACTGGTCTTGTGGGCTATATCCTATGTGGGGACGTTTATCAACTCCCTCACTCTTGTCTACATTG GGATTCTTCTCAGTCTTTCTGTTCCTCTTGTGTACGAGAAGTACCAAGACCACATCGACGATAAACTGAACTCGACTTCTAAAGTCATTCGCAGTATCTCAATGAAGATTCCGATGATGCCCGTAAGCAAAGAAAAGAAGTACCAGTAG
- the LOC106377215 gene encoding cinnamyl alcohol dehydrogenase 4, whose protein sequence is MGSGEGGEKKALGWAARDPSGVLSPYSYTLRSTGPDDVYIKVICCGICHTDIHQIKNDLGMSNYPMVPGHEVVGEVVEVGTDVSKFTVGDVVGVGVIVGCCGRCKPCSSDLEQYCNKRIWSYNDVYTDGKPTQGGFADTMIVNQKFVVKIPEGMPVEQAAPLLCAGVTVYSPLSHFGLMSSGLRGGILGLGGVGHMGVKIAKAMGHHVTVISSSERKREEAMDHLGADDYVVSSDQAEMQRIADSLDYIIDTVPVFHPLEPYLASLKLDGKLILMGVINTPLQFITPLVILGRKVISGSFIGSIKETEEVLAFCKEKGLTSTIEVVKIDELNTAFERLHKNDVRYRFVVDVAGSNLVEEAATTTTK, encoded by the exons atggGAAGTGGAGAAGGTGGAGAAAAGAAGGCTTTAGGGTGGGCTGCAAGAGATCCTTCTGGTGTTCTCTCTCCTTACTCCTACACTTTGAG GAGCACAGGGCCAGATGATGTGTATATAAAGGTTATATGCTGTGGAATCTGCCATACTGATATTCACCAGATTAAAAATGACCTTGGAATGTCCAATTATCCTATGGTTCCTGG ACACGAGGTGGTAGGTGAAGTGGTTGAAGTGGGAACAGATGTGAGCAAGTTCACCGTAGGAGATGTGGTCGGAGTCGGCGTTATCGTCGGATGCTGCGGTAGATGCAAACCCTGCAGCTCAGATCTCGAACAGTACTGTAACAAGAGAATCTGGAGTTATAATGACGTCTACACCGACGGCAAACCAACTCAAGGTGGCTTCGCTGACACTATGATCGTCAATCAGAA ATTTGTCGTGAAGATCCCGGAAGGCATGCCGGTGGAACAAGCTGCCCCGCTGCTCTGCGCGGGAGTAACTGTTTACAGCCCGTTGAGCCACTTCGGTCTAATGTCAAGCGGGCTCAGAGGAGGGATTCTAGGGTTAGGAGGAGTTGGACACATGGGTGTGAAGATAGCTAAAGCAATGGGACATCACGTGACTGTGATAAGCTCATCAGAGAGGAAAAGAGAAGAAGCAATGGATCATCTAGGAGCTGACGACTATGTAGTGAGCTCTGATCAAGCAGAGATGCAAAGAATCGCAGACTCTCTTGACTATATCATCGATACCGTACCGGTGTTTCACCCTCTGGAGCCTTACTTGGCTAGTCTTAAACTCGATGGGAAACTGATCCTCATGGGTGTTATTAACACTCCTCTTCAGTTCATCACCCCTCTCGTCATTCTTG GGAGGAAAGTGATATCAGGAAGCTTTATTGGGAGCATTAAGGAGACAGAGGAAGTATTGGCTTTCTGCAAAGAGAAAGGGCTTACGTCGACAATTGAAGTGGTGAAGATTGATGAGCTTAACACTGCGTTTGAGAGGCTTCACAAGAACGATGTTCGTTACAGATTTGTGGTTGATGTTGCCGGAAGCAATCTCGTCGAGGAGGCTGCAACAACAACTACAAAATGA
- the LOC106377216 gene encoding RNA pseudouridine synthase 4, mitochondrial, which yields MAANWRVATAALRRHLLSPPPIIFAAFRESTGALSAANQRRSYTTALADDDPRGKWLTLPPFSPTIDAAAVGKELSFDDGDSVVKGSNDGSTTALRWILRCRPDLPRNLVQKLFRLRQVRRQVVVVVPMSCELQRSQLKRVAAKESLNVGDRIYLPLSVGNDAPQPAKKERFLCSEEERKFVCSLVLYKDPAIIVLNKPHGMAVQGGTGVKTSIDELAATCLTFDKSESPRLVHRLDRDCSGLLVLGRTQTAATLLHSIFREKTSGASAYGVKKNIKSLKRKYLALVIGCPRRQRGQISAPLRKLVVDDGKSDRITVNDNGELVSTQHAITEYRVVESSPHGYTWLELRPLTGRKHQLRVHCAEVLGTPILGDYKYGWQAHKTREPFVSPENTRTKTSSPFGLDMEGGDVSSKQPHLHLHSKQIDLPNICQLLEKLEVSSDSDISDLDSLKFDAPLPTHMQLSFNLLKSRVETCDYC from the exons ATGGCGGCCAATTGGAGAGTTGCGACCGCGGCCCTCCGTCGTCATCTCCTATCCCCACCGCCTATTATCTTTGCCGCCTTCAGGGAGTCCACCGGAGCCTTATCCGCGGCTAATCAGCGTCGTAGCTACACGACAGCTCTCGCTGATGATGATCCGAGAGGGAAATGGCTCACGCTACCTCCTTTCTCTCCCACCATCGACGCCGCCGCGGTAGGAAAGGAGCTCTCTTTCGACGACGGAGACTCTGTCGTCAAAGGCTCAAATGATGGCTCAACGACGGCGCTGAGGTGGATTCTTCGTTGCCGTCCTGACCTACCTAGAAACCTCGTACAGAAACTCTTTCGTTTAAGACAG GTTAGAAGacaagtagtagtagtagtgcCTATGAGTTGTGAACTACAAAGAAGCCAACTTAAAAGG GTGGCAGCCAAGGAGTCATTGAATGTGGGAGATAGAATTTACCTTCCTCTATCTGTTGGCAATGATGCTCCCCAGCCTGCTAAGAAAGAACGCTTTCTTTGCAGTGAAGAAGAGCGCAAATTCGTTTGCAGTTTAGTGTTGTACaag GATCCAGCCATTATTgtcttgaataaacctcatggTATGGCTGTTCAA GGAGGGACTGGGGTGAAAACCAGCATTGATGAACTCGCTGCCACTTGTTTGACTTTTGATAAGTCAGAATCTCCCCGGCTG GTGCACAGACTTGACAGAGACTGTAGTGGGCTTTTGGTGTTGGGAAGAACACAAACAGCTGCAACACTTCTTCATTCTATATTCCGCGAGAAAACATCTGGTGCTTCCGCCTAT GGTGTCAAGAAGAACATAAAATCcttgaaaagaaaatatctGGCACTCGTGATCGGGTGCCCAAGACGTCAAAGGGGACAGATCTCAGCGCCACTCAGAAAG CTTGTTGTGGATGATGGAAAATCTGATCGCATCACAGTTAATGACAATGGAGAACTAGTTTCCACTCAGCACGCTATCACTGAATACCGAGTGGTCGAATCTTCACCACATG GATACACATGGCTGGAGCTTCGTCCTTTAACCGGCAGAAAACATCAGCTCCGTGTACACTGCGCAGAAGTGCTAGGAACACCGATACTCGGGGACTATAAATACGGTTGGCAAGCTCATAAAACCAGGGAACCTTTTGTGTCTCCAGAAAACACCCGGACCAAGACATCATCTCCTTTTGGCCTCGATATGGAAGGTGGAGATGTATCTTCAAAACAGCCACACCTTCATCTCCATTCTAAGCAAATCGATCTGCCAAACATCTGTCAGCTCTTGGAGAAATTGGAGGTTTCTTCCGACTCTGATATCTCGGATCTCGATAGCCTTAAATTCGATGCTCCGTTGCCTACTCATATGCAGCTAAGCTTCAACTTGTTGAAATCTAGAGTCGAAACTTGTGACTATTGTTAG